The Orcinus orca chromosome 16, mOrcOrc1.1, whole genome shotgun sequence genome includes a window with the following:
- the BPIFA2 gene encoding LOW QUALITY PROTEIN: BPI fold-containing family A member 2 (The sequence of the model RefSeq protein was modified relative to this genomic sequence to represent the inferred CDS: substituted 1 base at 1 genomic stop codon) encodes MFQLWKLILLCGLLTGTSASLLEDIGNDVVSKLKPVLDKGLETVDTILQKLKADLEAFRESTSWQEAQQKIQEAENLLDKVLSKIFQVVEKVMGLKISNVHILDIKSEVTPDGKGTSLSIPITTNVTLTLPLLGELVDLGLQTSVSIETDAKTGVSTVIMEKCTNDPANISLTFPDSPVGLVNEAVNTVVKLMRKTVSLVVQXEVSPQLLRAQSQACWGTGVTFPGLAVGGGEQGPDIS; translated from the exons ATGTTTCAGCTTTGGAAACTTATTCTCTTGTGTGGCCTGCTCACTGGGACCTCAGCGTCTCTTCTTGAGGATATCGGCAATGATGTTGTGAGCAAGCTGAAACCTGTTCTCGATAAAGGACTTGAGACCGTTGACA CTATCCTTCAGAAATTGAAGGCTGACTTGGAGGCGTTCCGGGAATCCACATCTTGGCAGGAGGCCCAGCAGAAGATCCAGGAAGCTGAGAACTTGTTGGACAAAGtcctttctaaaatttttcaaGTAGTGGAAAAGGTTATGGG GTTGAAAATCAGTAACGTCCACATCCTGGATATCAAATCTGAAGTGACTCCTGATGGCAAAGGCACTAGCCTGAGTATCCCCATCACCACGAATGTCACCCTGACCCT GCCTCTGTTGGGTGAGCTTGTCGACCTGGGCCTCCAGACTAGTGTCAGCATTGAAACTGATGCCAAGACTGGTGTCTCCACAGTGATCATGGAAAAATGCACCAACGATCCAGCCAACATCTCACTCACCTTCCCGGACAG CCCCGTTGGACTGGTCAATGAAGCCGTGAACACTGTGGTCAAACTCATGAGAAAGACAGTGTCCCTTGTGGTGCAGTAAGAGGTGAGTCCCCAACTCCTGCGGGCCCAGAGCCAGGCCTGCTGGGGGACAGGGGTGACATTCCCTGGCCTggcagtgggaggaggggagcaggGGCCTGACATTAGCTGA